The following are from one region of the Takifugu rubripes chromosome 16, fTakRub1.2, whole genome shotgun sequence genome:
- the nudt14 gene encoding uridine diphosphate glucose pyrophosphatase NUDT14 yields the protein MEEINNIEVGPCTESNYLKPFRVHYSQNGTKKSWDFMRTHDSVSVLLFNTTSHCFVLVKQFRPAVYMSEWERLKAQPANTPEEGAAEAAGPEPPEGQSGAGGSSQPPASMGVTYELCAGLVDKPDLSLEEIARQEVLEECGYDVPASRLKRITSYRSGVGVTGSKQTMFYAEVSDDNCVGAGGGEPGEGELIEVVKVPLHEAMTFAYDERKPKTMGVIFSFIWFHNNMAPKYKISTNV from the exons ATGGAAGAGATTAATAACATTGAGGTCGGTCCTTGTACAGAGTCCAACTACCTCAAACCGTTCAGGGTGCATTACAGCCAG AATGGCACAAAGAAGTCCTGGGACTTCATGCGAACCCATGACAG tgTCTCGGTGCTGCTCTTCAACACCACCTCCCACTGTTTTGTCCTGGTCAAGCAGTTCCGCCCAG CTGTGTACATGAGCGAGTGGGAGAGGCTCAAAGCGCAGCCGGCCAACACACCTGAGGAGGGCGCCGCCGAGGCCGCCGGCCCGGAGCCTCCGGAAGGCCAGTCGGGGGCCGGGGGCTCCTCCCAGCCCCCGGCCTCCATGGGGGTCACCTACGAGCTGTGCGCCGGGCTGGTGGACAAACCGGACCTCTCGCTGGAGGAGATCGCTCggcaggaggtgctggaggagtgCGGCTACGACGTTCCTGCCTCCAGGCTGAAGAGGATCACCTCCTACAG gtCAGGCGTCGGGGTCACGGGTTCCAAGCAGACCATGTTCTACGCCGAGGTCTCCGACGACAACTGCGTGGGCGCGGGCGGCGGCGAGCCGGGCGAGGGCGAGCTGATCGAGGTGGTGAAGGTGCCGCTGCACGAGGCCATGACCTTCGCCTACGACGAGCGCAAACCCAAAACCATGGGCGTcatcttcagcttcatctgGTTCCACAACAACATGGCGCCCAAGTACAAGATCTCCACCAACGTGTAG